From a region of the Etheostoma cragini isolate CJK2018 chromosome 20, CSU_Ecrag_1.0, whole genome shotgun sequence genome:
- the LOC117936053 gene encoding putative E3 ubiquitin-protein ligase UBR7, producing MRYLKLNKTKIFQKYSTKAGGLREDRTHHRFSDLYHQDRMAAIKEDSEIDDILTNEEELEKALCVLAGSDPENCSYSRGYVKRQAVFACNTCTPSAAEPAGVCLACANKCHDGHDIFELYTKRNFRCDCGNSKFGEFKCQLIPAKDEENIRNHYNHNFNGCYCTCDRPYPDTDDQSNDEMIQCVICEDWFHSRHLGCTTVDPEELQEMTCEACMNKVPVLWTYATHFAVPPVISISDPEEEVEGEEGTEMEEDDPESSKSRDEEPSTSVEHTKQEKAASRSSPCKRTLEEMTATPETTVTKTVVCRLKELQAKGLERLRQGAVFWPYSWRSKLCTCMSCKRIYVAAEVQFLMDQSDTILAYENKGLDEPFGQHPLMALTSSMDRIQQLEVIYGFNELSSSMTAFLDQCVAEGKTVTVEAVHQFFEELRARKRRRTNAGYQ from the exons ATGAGGtatttgaaactaaataaaacgaaaatatttcaaaaatacagCACAAAAGCTGGTGGCTTGAGGGAAGACAGGACTCACCATCGATTTTCAGACCTCTACCACCAGGACAG AATGGCAGCAATTAAAGAAGACTCTGAAATTGACGATATTCTTACCAACGAGGAGGAGCTCGAGAAGGCTTTGTGTGTGCTGGCTGGAAGCGACCCAGAAAACTGCTCTTATTCTCGG GGCTATGTGAAGAGACAGGCCGTGTTTGCCTGCAACACCTGCACTCCCAGTGCAGCAGAGCCTGCTGGGGTTTGTCTGGCCTGTGCCAATAAATGCCACGATGGACATGATATCTTTGAACTGTACACCAAAAG AAACTTTCGCTGTGACTGTGGAAATAGCAAGTTTGGGGAATTCAAGTGCCAGCTAATTCCT GCCAAAGATGAGGAAAATATTAGAAATCACTACAATCACAACTTTAATGGCTGCTACTGCACGTGTGATCGGCCGTATCCAGATACAGACGATCAG TCCAACGATGAGATGATTCAGTGTGTCATCTGTGAGGATTGGTTTCATAGCAGG CATCTGGGCTGCACTACGGTAGATCCTGAGGAGCTGCAAGAGATGACATGTGAGGCCTGCATGAACAAAGTTCCTGTCTTGTGGACATATGCTACTCACTTTGCAG TACCACCTGTGATCAGCATCAGTGATCCTGAGGAAGAGGTAGAAGGTGAGGAAGGCACAGAAATGGAAGAAGACGACCCTGAGTCcagtaaaagtagagatgaggaACCATCCACCAGTGTTGAGCACACAAAGCAGGAG aaAGCGGCTAGCAGGAGTTCCCCTTGCAAACGGACCCTCGAGGAGATGACAGCCACCCCTGAAACGACCGTGACCAAAACTGTTGTGTGCAGGCTTAAGGAGCTGCAAGCCAAAGGTCTGGAGAGGCTAAGACAGGGAGCGGTGTTCTGGCCTTACAGTTGGCGATCCAAGCTTTGCACCTGCATGAGCTGTAAG AGGATCTATGTGGCTGCCGAGGTGCAGTTTCTTATGGATCAGTCCGACACCATTCTGGCATACGAGAACAAAGGCTTGGATGAGCCATTTGGGCAGCACCCACTGATGGCACTGACAAGCTCAATGGACCGTATACAGCAGCTGGAGGTCATTTATG GTTTCAACGAGCTGTCATCTTCAATGACTGCATTTTTAGACCAGTGTGTTGCTGAAGGAAAG ACGGTCACAGTAGAAGCTGTACATCAGTTCTTTGAGGAGCTGCGGGCTAGGAAAAGGCGAAGGACCAATGCAGGATACCAGTAA